DNA from Planctomycetia bacterium:
TTCATCATCACGCCTGCTATGACCCGCCGTATCCTGGCGATGGGAGCTTTCTTCGTCGTACTGCTTACCGGCCTGCTGTTCTGGTTCCAGTCGCAAGGCAGCTTTGATTACGAAGCGGCGCAACACATACTACGTGATGTACATTCGAGTGAAATTGAAAAGGAAGCAGCACATGCTACCCAGCAACGGCTTTCCATCTTCTTCACGTTCTATGTGATGCTCCAGTTCTGGAACCTGTTCAATGCCCGGCGGTTTGGGCAATCCCGCTCAGTGTTTGATCATCCCTTTGAAAATGGCTACTTCTGGGGCATTGCCCTGGCCATTCTCATCGGACAGTTCATCATCACTCAGTTCGGCGGCGCAGTGTTTTCGACCTACCCACTGACCGCAACGCAATGGCTTTGGATCATTGTCATCAGTTCTGGCGTATTAATCATCGGTGAAGCAAATCGATGGTATAAACGTACCTACTTGGAGAAGTGATTGGTGGGTCAGAATTCCAATTCTGACAGTGTCGAGCGAAATAAACGTATTATCATCGAGGACAGGTTCGGAGACCTGTCCCACATAATCGTTGGTCACGATTGTATCGTGATAGCGTCGAGCAATGACTTACTCCATCATCGCCGACGACACGTTGAAAACGTGTCCCAAAGATCACACCCCTACCGTCCCACCTTGAAATCCGCCTGCACATGGAAAACCCCATCCTTCTGTTTCACCGGCTTAACGACAACGCAGCCGTGCCGAACGGAATCTTTCCGTTTCTCTGCAGTCAGCATCGGGTCGTCTTCAAACTGAATCTCAGTATGCAGCAGCTCTTGCAATATGCCTGGCTTGCTGATGGCTACATGCACATGCTGAGGCAGATCGGTTTGCGGATAACTCGCCGGGCGAATGGAGCGGAACGAATAACGGCCTTTGTCATCGGTCTTCAGATAGGTGAAGAGGCGGGCGTGCTGAAAATCGCCACCGTTGCCGGTGATGTGTGCAGCCTTGTCTGAATACCAACCCTTGGCGCTAGTGTGATAGAGATAAATCAATGCCCCGCTGATCGGCTGACCCTGGACATCCTTCACCACGCCTTCGAAAAGAAACTTCTCGCCTGGTTCCTTCTCGGTCACCATGGTCACAGTGCCCGGCTTGGCATGATCGCGTATCAGGTGCCTGAAGCGGGGCCAGGCATGGGCAGGCATATATTTGTCATCGGAAAGCAACACGGAAATACTCTTGCCCGATTGCAATGCTTGCTCTGCATCGTCGATGAGTTCCTTCACTATGTCGGGTTCTGTTTTGCCTGGTGGCAGCGTCTGCCTTGGTTCATTTTGCAGCGCTTCGGTGCAGCCTGTCATCAGCATCCAGGAAAGGAACGCAACAGCCGGGGAGAGATGTGCAGACATGATGACCCTCGCATCAGGTAGTGCAGCCACCGCGCAGCACGACAACTCCGTGCAGTGTGCCGCTTATTGTCTAGACGAGGTTAAAATGGAAGAGTGGACAACGATTTGAAAAATGAGTGGTTTGTCACTCATCTCTTATTCATAAAAAAATTGCCGCGGCAGGGCGAGACGGGAGAGGCTGATCCAACGCACAAAGAGCGGATGTTTATGGCTGCTCCTTCCGGCCTGACCAGGTTCACAAAGCCCCATTGCGTGGGTCCCCTCCCGCCTCGCCGCACCGCGGCAACGCAGAATTGTGAATCGTCACGAAATTGTAGAGTTGAACGCTGCAAGTATCAAGTAGATATATTTGAGTTCTCAGCACTTAGCACTCAGGACTTAGCACTATACTTGCAGCACTCCCGTCTTAAACGGCTTGCCTTCATCCACCCGGCTGGCGACCTGGAACGCTTCAATCAGCACATCCCGCGTGTGTTCAGGATCAAGAATGCCATCGACCCATAACCGCGAAGCGGCATATCGCACATCGGTTTTCTCATCATAAGCTGCTTTGACTTTCTTGCGAAGTTCTTCCAGTTCCTCCGCTTCAGGGTTCTTGCCTTGCCGTTTCAGAGCGCTAACCTGAACATCCAGCAGCGTGTTGGCCGCCTGGGCGCCACCCATCACCGCATACTTGCACGTAGGCCATGCAAAGATGAACCGTGGATCAAATGCTTTGCCACATAGGGCATAGTTGCCTGCTCCATAAGAACCAGCGAGGATCACTGTGATCTTCGGCACCACGCTGTTGGAGATCGCATTCACCAGCTTGGCACCCGCCTTGATGATACCGGCCTGCTCCGAATCGCGACCGACCATGAAGCCATTGACATCCTGCAGAAAGAGCAGCGCGGTACGGGTCTGGTTACAGTCCATGATGAAGCGGGCAGCTTTGTCCGCAGCGTCGACATAAATCACTCCGCCGTATTCGAGCGCACCCTTGGAATTCTTGCTCCGTTTTTTTTGATTGGCGATGATACCGACTGGAATGCCGCCAATCTTTGCGTAGCCACACACCAGCGTCTGGCCAAACTCGGCTTTGTATTCATCAAACACGCCACCATCGACCAGGTGGCCGGTGATCAGGTCACGAACGTCGTATTCCTTGCGACCATCAATATCGATGATGGTGTTGATCTCTTCCACTGGTTTGGTGGCTGGCTCAAAAGGTTGTTCAGGCACCGCATAGCTGGCGGGCAGCAGGGCAATCAGTCGACGCAGCCGCTTGATGCAGCTTTCATCGTCCGCTTCACGGAAATCAATGGTGCCTGAAATGGAGGCATGCATCTTCGCCCCGCCCAGGTCTTCGTGATCCACCGTCTGCCCGATGGCAGCTTTCACGAGTGCCGGGCCGGCCAGATACAAACCTGAACCTTCCGTCATCAGCAACTTATCGCACAGCACAGGCAGGTAGCCTCCGCCCGCTACGCAGTTGCCCATGATCGCCGAATACTGCGGCAAACCATCCGCGGAAAAGACCGCGTTGTTGCGGAATATTCTGCCGAAGTCATCTTCATCCGGAAATACCTCATCCTGCAAAGGCAGAAACACGCCCGCCGAATCAACCAGGTAGACGAGAGGCAAATGGTTCGCTTGGGCAATTCGCTGGGCACGGAGCACCTTTTTGGCGGTCATCGGAAAGAACGCACCAGCCTTGACCGTTGCATCGTTGGCGATGATCATCACCCGCCGCTTTTCCACCGTGCCGACGCCAGTCACCACACCTGCCGACGGAGCGCCGCCCCATTCTTCATACATGCCCCAGGCAGCCCATAAACCGAGTTCCAGAAACTTGACTTTCTTGCCTTCATGGTCGCACAGTTTGTTAATGCGTTCGCGAGCGGTCAGTCGCCCTTTTTCATGCTGCCTTTCGATCGCTTTCTTGCCGCCACCCAGGACAATCTGCTTTGCCTCGGTCTCTATTTTCGCTACCAGTTCACGCATGGGAGAAGCCTTTCACAAGGATGCAAGGCTTGTGATAGAGGCTACGCTGTTAGTTGCCAACTTTTTCAGAACGTTTCCGTGGGACACGTTTTCAACGTGTCATTATTCTTGCACCCTGTCCCCACGCCCCTCGCCGCATACACATAACACCAGCCATTCAATCAACAAGGAGTATCCCAATGCGTTATGCCACGTGGATGCTGTGCATGGGAATCCTCTTGGCAGGATCCATGCAGGCCGATGATCCGCCGGCCCAAAAATCTGTACAGGATGAAGTTCAGAAACAGCTAAGTGCCATTCAATCCGAATGGAACACCAAGCGGGGCGAGTTCTTCAAGAAATTCCAGGAAATCAACGATCAGAATGAACGAGCCAAGTTTTATCAGAAGGAAGCACCCAAATTTGACACTTATGCCGAGCGTGTGCTGAAGCTGGCTAACGAAAACCCCACTGCACCCAAGGCTGCAGATGCTGTGCTCTGGTGTTTCATGAATGGTGTGGAAGGCAAGCAGGAAGAGGCCTGTGCCAAGTGGCTCAAAAGCTGGATTACCAGGACCGATCTTCCTGCGCTCAATCAGCAGTTGAAACGATACTACTATCTCAACAACCGCGAGGTCATTGCTGCAGTCTTTGAGAAGGTAAAATCCGCAGGTAAGAATGAACACGCAGTACCACTTCTGGTCTGGGTCTCCCGTCAGGGTGTCTATTCCGACCAGGCGGCCAAGGTCGCAGGCGATGCTCAGAAGCTGATGCTCGATCAGTTTATTGAAGCACCTGAATTGGGTGATGTCTGCATGTCATTGGCCGATTCCGAAGATGCCAAAGCAACAGAGACATTGAAGAAAATTCTCGACAAGACCAAGCATGAGGATGTCAAAGCCAAGGCGTGCCTGGCCCTGGGCAAGCAATATGCCAAGAAGGAACTTACCCACCCCGATGCAGAGAAAATGTTCGAACGCGTTCTGAAGGAGTTTCCCAAGCTCGATAAGAATGTCAAGAACATGGCATCGGGAGAGCTGAATGAACTCAAGTTTCTCTCGGTAGGCAAACCCGCCTTGGAAATCGCAGGCAAAGATCTCGACGACAAGGAATTCAAACTGTCTGATTACAAAGGCAAAGTGGTGCTGCTCGATTTCTGGGGCTTCTGGTGAGGCCCCTGCGTGGCGATGATCCCTCACGAGCGGTCGCTTGTGAAACGCCTCGAAGGTAAGCCCTTTGTCATCATCGGCGTCAATTCCGATACCTATAACGATGGCTTCAAGAAGAACATGGAGAAACATCAGGTCACTTGGCGTTCGTTCAAAAACGAAAGAGAAGGGGACGCTGGTGCGATTGCAACACAATGGAACGTCCGCGGCTGGCCCACGCTCTATCTGATCGATCACCAGGGCATCATCCGCAACAAGTGGCTAGGCAGCCCCGGCGACAAAGTGCTCGATGAAGCCATCGAAACGCTTGTCAAGAATGCCGAGGCGGAGACGAAGAAATAAAGCGTGGGACTCGTTTGTAACGTGTTAAAACAAACGGTCAGCCTGTGCCAGGGTCGTAACTATACTCAGTTTCGACCCTGGAATTTTAACAGCGTAATTCGTCACATCAACCTACGCCTACCGTCGCTAACTCGCACTCGTATAACGAAACAAACGTGTTCGTTCTGGAGCTGCCATGAGTGGTCCATCGCCAGCATTGTTTTTTGATACCCTCAGTGCCTATCAGCGGACCGAAGCCCTGAAGGCAGGCATCGAACTCGGAATTTTCACACAGATTGCACGGGGACATCAGACGGCGGCACAGCTTGCTATGGCGTGCCAAGCAGCCGAGCGTGGCGTTCGCATTCTTGCCGACACCCTGACGATTATCGGGTTTCTGAACAAAGAGGGAGAACGCTATTCGCTGACGCCTGATTCACAGGTGTTTCTGGATAAGCAGTCACATGCGTATCTTGGTGGTGCGGTGCAATTCATGCTGGCGCCAAATTTGAAAGAAGGTTTCTACCAGTTGACTGCAGCGGTGAAACGCGGGGGTACAGCTATCTCCGAAGAGGGTACCGTCTCGCATGATAACCCGATCTGGGTCGATTTTGCCCAAGCCATGGGCCCGCTCATGACTTTGCCTGCAGAATTACTGACGAAACTGGCAGGTGATGTGACAGACAAGCCTTTGCGCGTGCTCGATGTTGCAGCAGGGCATGGCATGTTCGGTATTGCCTTTGCCAGGCGATTTCCCAAGGCGACGGTGACGGCGCTCGACTGGCCCAACGTGCTGAAGGTTGCTCAGGCAAATGCCCGGCAGGCGGGTGTAGAAGAGCGGTACACTTTGAACCCCGGCAGTGCTTTTGATGTAAACTGGGGCGGACCTTACGATGTGGTGCTGCTGACCAATTTCCTGCATCACTTTGATAAGCCAACATGCGAGCAACTCGCTGCGAAGGCTCATCAGGCACTGGCGCCAGGCGGATGTGCCATCACGCTCGAGTTTATCCCAGAAGAAGATCGCATCTCGCCACCTTCTACCGCGAGCTTTGCCCTGGTCATGCTGGCCAGCACGGCACGAGGCGATGCATACACCTATGCAGAATTGGAGCAGATGTTCGCCCGATGCGGCTTCGCTCGAAGCGAATTCCACCCTCTTCCACCCACTAATCAGCAGGCTGTGGTGTCATACAAACGATGACATTCAATGCAGCTCGATAAAGTCTTTACCGCAAAATATTCACGACAAATATCGAAGCGCAGTGAAATCATTAACAGACGAACTTAGCTGTAAATCGAGAACAAGAATTTGAATGATTCACGTTCTTCCTGCGTAGTAATGATAACTGTTGTTATTGACTTTAACTTTGGATTGGGTATATCCTGCAATAGACGAGGGAAGAAGGATGCGTTTTGCTCAATTAGCCAAACTAATTCTAATATGCTATTTGTTGCATTTTAGCTGCGCTACTTTCTTTCCAGGCATAGTTAAATCTTCAATTTCACAACCGTCTCACACGGGCCTACCTGCCGACAGTTCCGAAATACCGGTTCCATGTGAAGGATGTTGGGAAAGTGGTAAAATTGTAGATACTGACTTCAAAGATTACATCACAGATGCTATTGGGACTCAATGTGTTGTAAGAATCGAGTCCAGATTAAGTGAAAGTCACTTTTCCGAATTCAAGTCTTCTCGAGATTTGCTCACTTCCATTAATCGTCTCCAGATTTGAACTGCCAAGTCTCGAAGTATCTCATCATCATGATGTCGCAAACAACTAGTGTTGTTGCGCAATCTTGTG
Protein-coding regions in this window:
- a CDS encoding acyl-CoA carboxylase subunit beta translates to MRELVAKIETEAKQIVLGGGKKAIERQHEKGRLTARERINKLCDHEGKKVKFLELGLWAAWGMYEEWGGAPSAGVVTGVGTVEKRRVMIIANDATVKAGAFFPMTAKKVLRAQRIAQANHLPLVYLVDSAGVFLPLQDEVFPDEDDFGRIFRNNAVFSADGLPQYSAIMGNCVAGGGYLPVLCDKLLMTEGSGLYLAGPALVKAAIGQTVDHEDLGGAKMHASISGTIDFREADDESCIKRLRRLIALLPASYAVPEQPFEPATKPVEEINTIIDIDGRKEYDVRDLITGHLVDGGVFDEYKAEFGQTLVCGYAKIGGIPVGIIANQKKRSKNSKGALEYGGVIYVDAADKAARFIMDCNQTRTALLFLQDVNGFMVGRDSEQAGIIKAGAKLVNAISNSVVPKITVILAGSYGAGNYALCGKAFDPRFIFAWPTCKYAVMGGAQAANTLLDVQVSALKRQGKNPEAEELEELRKKVKAAYDEKTDVRYAASRLWVDGILDPEHTRDVLIEAFQVASRVDEGKPFKTGVLQV
- a CDS encoding TlpA family protein disulfide reductase; this encodes MKRLEGKPFVIIGVNSDTYNDGFKKNMEKHQVTWRSFKNEREGDAGAIATQWNVRGWPTLYLIDHQGIIRNKWLGSPGDKVLDEAIETLVKNAEAETKK
- a CDS encoding methyltransferase domain-containing protein is translated as MSGPSPALFFDTLSAYQRTEALKAGIELGIFTQIARGHQTAAQLAMACQAAERGVRILADTLTIIGFLNKEGERYSLTPDSQVFLDKQSHAYLGGAVQFMLAPNLKEGFYQLTAAVKRGGTAISEEGTVSHDNPIWVDFAQAMGPLMTLPAELLTKLAGDVTDKPLRVLDVAAGHGMFGIAFARRFPKATVTALDWPNVLKVAQANARQAGVEERYTLNPGSAFDVNWGGPYDVVLLTNFLHHFDKPTCEQLAAKAHQALAPGGCAITLEFIPEEDRISPPSTASFALVMLASTARGDAYTYAELEQMFARCGFARSEFHPLPPTNQQAVVSYKR